One part of the Haliotis asinina isolate JCU_RB_2024 chromosome 2, JCU_Hal_asi_v2, whole genome shotgun sequence genome encodes these proteins:
- the LOC137273955 gene encoding putative ankyrin repeat protein RF_0381, giving the protein MSTLEQDLHNAVRSGHLLQTQSLLLKGAKIDGIYYGWTPLQQAIDAGNEAVALFLIEEGCDINYHDKNNLSPFENAVRKNQAKVCELLLKKGIDGNLALSDGEVPLHVAVEKGSTKLVSVLMSEGKVDLSCKNKRGQSPLYVACSEGLAKIASMLVTSGADVNFQCEDDGQTPLIAAASNEHQDVVKILLKYNADVNVQDTDGWTALWHAYTNSSEDIIELLLKAGANRNIPNSDGLTIMEDARENEDDEMLILFQKYLT; this is encoded by the exons ATGTCTACCTTGGAACAGGACTTACATAATGCAGTAAGGAGTGGTCATCTGCTACAGACTCAGTCTTTGCTCCTGAAAGGAGCCAAAATTGATGGCATCTACTATGGATGGACACCCCTGCAGCAAGCAATTGATGCTG GAAATGAAGCAGTGGCATTATTTCTAATAGAGGAAGGCTGTGACATCAATTACCATGACAAGAACAATCTGTCACCATTTGAGAATGCTGTCAGAAAGAATCAGGCAAAA GTGTGTGAATTATTGCTGAAGAAGGGCATTGATGGTAATCTCGCATTATCTGATGGAGAGGTACCACTCCACGTTGCTGTGGAGAAAGGAAGCACCAAGCTGGTCAGCGTCCTTATGAGTGAAG GGAAAGTTGACCTAAGCTGTAAAAATAAGCGTGGACAGTCACCACTGTATGTGGCATGCTCTGAGGGCCTGGCCAAGATTGCCTCCATGTTGGTGACATCAGGAGCAGACGTCAACTTCCAGTGTGAGGATGATGGGCAGACGCCACTTATTGCTGCAGCAAGCAATGAACACCAAGATGTTGTGAAGATTCTTTTAAAA TACAATGCAGATGTGAACGTCCAGGATACAGATGGATGGACGGCACTGTGGCATGCTTACACCAACAGCAGCGAGGACATCATTGAGCTGTTGCTGAAAGCAGGAGCCAACAGAAACATCCCCAACAGTGATGGCCTCACCATCATGGAGGACGCCAGGGAGAACGAGGATGATGAGATGTTGATCTTGTTCCAGAAGTATCTCACATGA
- the LOC137272698 gene encoding F-box/LRR-repeat protein 21-like, with product MELAGSEIPVDSGRDNYNFGLLPEVAWVQVMQYLQLKDRYNLSMTCQSLYQHFYHPSLWSTVNVNLKGGATNFSLSNTYIPNSLVQMIDKFGHLFQKLTIKIFGHVSTFDDDSRLILTKLSEVCRLESLTLEAGKLITQFDIGGFPPFKSDIQIFINFINNAFRLKQLNIISWPMYPELFTQNNLNIFNAIVKNEKLRELESLSLFWRDDSAWSEREPLLPSPLFLMTFLPDLKKLTHLALRSPMLSEEILTMLSSPDRCKLKLLQVYVTYSAFNHAFQIPDISSDIWKALALASPELEVECSVMSQVPNTELSLLLCPDMPLTSVSFLPYSRCNGQIIGSITDKFASSLKHFICYADTSDVDVDLRYLVSKCSHLRTLVFHGNIKCSTVVAMAMQKSGQWKKLEFVEKKLDTFDEEEGDDEDRDEAIRKNEAGEYILVGLHRFHRHDDNREETIEQMCSVVSGVMGYKWTAV from the coding sequence ATGGAGCTTGCAGGAAGTGAGATTCCAGTGGACTCAGGACGAGATAATTACAACTTTGGTCTGCTTCCAGAGGTGGCATGGGTTCAAGTTATGCAGTACCTACAACTGAAGGACAGATACAACTTGTCAATGACCTGTCAGTCATTGTATCAACACTTCTATCACCCGTCATTGTGGAGCACAGTCAATGTCAATTTGAAGGGCGGGGCCACCAACTTCTCTCTCAGTAACACTTATATCCCAAACAGTCTGGTCCAGATGATTGACAAGTTTGGCCATCTCTTTCAGAAACTCACCATAAAAATATTTGGTCATGTGAGCACTTTTGATGATGACAGTCGTCTAATTTTGACGAAGCTAAGCGAAGTCTGTCGCCTGGAGAGTCTGACGCTAGAAGCAGGGAAGTTAATCACTCAGTTTGATATAGGTGGATTCCCGCCATTTAAGTCTGATATtcaaattttcataaattttatCAATAATGCTTTTAgattgaaacagttgaatattATATCTTGGCCGATGTATCCAGAGTTGTTCACTCAGAATAATCTCAATATTTTCAATGCCATTGTCAAGAATGAAAAACTCAGAGAGCTGGAATCTTTGAGCCTGTTTTGGAGAGACGACAGTGCATGGTCTGAGAGAGAGCCTCTTTTACCATCCCCTTTATTTCTGATGACGTTTTTACCAGATCTGAAGAAGCTGACCCATCTTGCTCTGAGATCACCCATGTTGAGCGAGGAAATTCTGACCATGCTGTCCTCTCCTGATAGATGCAAACTCAAACTGCTTCAGGTATATGTTACGTATTCAGCCTTCAACCATGCTTTTCAGATTCCAGACATATCATCAGACATCTGGAAGGCATTGGCATTGGCAAGTCCAGAACTTGAGGTGGAGTGTTCTGTAATGTCACAAGTTCCGAACACAGAACTGTCTCTCCTCCTATGTCCAGACATGCCACTGACGTCTGTCTCCTTTCTTCCATACTCAAGATGTAATGGGCAGATCATTGGCTCCATCACCGACAAATTTGCGTCATCtctcaaacatttcatctgttaCGCTGACACCTCTGATGTAGATGTTGATCTAAGGTACCTTGTGTCCAAGTGTTCCCATCTGAGAACCCTGGTGTTCCATGGGAACATCAAGTGTTCCACTGTTGTTGCTATGGCAATGCAGAAATCAGGACAATGGAAAAAACTGGAGTTTGTGGAAAAGAAACTTGACACATTTGATGAAGAAGAGGGTGATGATGAGGATAGGGATGAAGCAATCAGAAAGAATGAAGCTGGGGAATATATACTGGTAGGTCTACATAGATTCCATCGCCATGATGACAACAGGGAGGAGACAATCGAGCAAATGTGTTCTGTAGTTTCAGGTGTTATGGGGTATAAGTGGACAGCTGTATAA